AAACTAACTGGAagcaattatttgaaaataaaaacactaatgAGTGCTATGAACTTTTctgcaataaatataataaactcaGCAAGCAATTTATTCCGTTAAAAAAAGTCCATACCACCCGTAATGCGCCGTGGATGAATAAGGAGGTACTGGCTatgataaagcaaaaaaaacaactggGCAATTACTTATCTGCGACTAACTGGCGATCAGCGACACTGATTCGTGAATATAGGAAACTAAGAAGTCAAGTGCAGAAAGCATGTAAACGTCGTGTTCGAGTATTTGAAGCACAACTAGCATCAGATAAACGTAATCCTAAAAGGGTGTACGCTTATGCTAAGGCGCAACAGAATGTTCATGTATCTATTAGTGCTATATCTAATGCAAAGCGTGAAACGTTAACAGAGGGAATACATATCGCAAACAGACTTAACGAGCACTTCAAATCAGTTTTTGTAGATGATAGTAAAAGTAGTCAGTTACCTATTTTTGAGAGAAGGCATTATCAAGAAGACTTAGGCGATATAACTATTAACTTTGAAGCGACGCTAGCTTATTTGAAAGGTTTGAACCCGAATAAATAACCCGAAAACCGTAGACTACTTCATAAATTGAAAGCATATGGGATTAATGGCAATGTTCTAAAATGGATTGAGTCATTTTTGATTAGTAGAAAACAGCGAACTGTTTTAGGTGAACACTCTAGCGACTGGACCGATGTTCTAAGCGGAGTTCCTCAAGGGTCTGTACTTGGTCCAacattatttatcatttatgtaAATGACTTAAAGGATAAGTTAAAATCAGTTCATAAAATCTATGCTGACGATACTAAACTGTTACAAGAAATAAGACCTGAGTTTCACGATGCTGATTGTCTGATCctacaaaatgatttaaacattgTCACAGAATGGTCAAAGGAATGGCTGATGGAgttaaatgttcaaaaatgtaaagttatgcacCTTGGTTATGGAAATAGTAATCATGAATATGTAATGAATGATGGAAATGCATCACTTACT
This Hydra vulgaris chromosome 04, alternate assembly HydraT2T_AEP DNA region includes the following protein-coding sequences:
- the LOC136079180 gene encoding uncharacterized protein LOC136079180 is translated as MNQNLSTRVINLSSSLPLGNSSQGHRILSWDYVALSKNETTFSNKKYDFNKGDYINFGKKIMETNWKQLFENKNTNECYELFCNKYNKLSKQFIPLKKVHTTRNAPWMNKEVLAMIKQKKQLGNYLSATNWRSATLIREYRKLRSQVQKACKRRVRVFEAQLASDKRNPKRVYAYAKAQQNVHVSISAISNAKRETLTEGIHIANRLNEHFKSVFVDDSKSSQLPIFERRHYQEDLGDITINFEATLAYLKGEHSSDWTDVLSGVPQGSVLGPTLFIIYVNDLKDKLKSVHKIYADDTKLLQEIRPEFHDADCLILQNDLNIVTEWSKEWLMELNVQKCKVMHLGYGNSNHEYVMNDGNASLTLEATDIERDLGILNHRKGQHH